In Neodiprion pinetum isolate iyNeoPine1 chromosome 6, iyNeoPine1.2, whole genome shotgun sequence, one genomic interval encodes:
- the Pban gene encoding PBAN-type neuropeptides, whose protein sequence is MILFTKHFSVCTSIALLVTCVTAEYDTRETELNGGRLPEENSMCSGTSCAKRSPLNGAAGSMWFGPRLGRRRRSDERLEMDPEETNAIADVINGAPWALVSIPGGKRHALQVFTPRLGRELGENYGFNSLVGDQGGNQDDMEQRSPPFAPRLGRRLPFAPSPRLGRELRALFQKV, encoded by the exons ATGATCCTCTTCACCAAGCATTTCTCTGTCTGTACGAGCATTGCTCTCCTCGTCACCTGCGTCACGGCCGAATACG acACCAGGGAAACCGaattgaatggcggccgattGCCGGAAGAGAACAGCATGTGCTCGGGAACCAGCTGCGCAAAGCGAAGTCCCCTGAACGGTGCTGCTGGCTCAATGTGGTTCGGGCCGCGTCTCGGCCGCAGGCGAAGATCCGACGAGAGGCTGGAGATGGATCCGGAGGAGACGAACGCCATAGCCGACGTGATAAACGGTGCGCCCTGGGCCTTGGTTTCCATCCCAG GAGGAAAACGTCACGCTCTGCAGGTCTTCACACCGAGATTGGGAAGAGAATTGGGCGAGAATTACGGGTTCAATTCGCTGGTCGGTGACCAGGGCGGGAATCAGGACGACATGGAGCAGCGTTCTCCACCTTTCGCGCCGCGTCTTGGACGCCGTCTTCCTTTCGCACCTTCGCCGCGCCTCGGTCGCGAGCTTCGAGCACTTTTCCAGAAGGTCTAG